CCTCGCTCTTGCCCTGGATCTCCAGGTACTTCGCGAGGTCGAGGCCCATCTGGCCGAGCTGGTGGTTGACCAGGTTGTGCTTGCGGGTCTCGATCTCGTCCGCGAGCAGCTTCTCCGGCATCGGCACCTCGACGAGCTTCAGCAGCTCGTCCAGGACCTTCTCCTGCGCCTGGGTGGCCTGGTCGTACTTCTTCATCTGCTCGAGGCGCTTGCGGCTGTCCGCGCGCAGCTCCTCGAGGGTGTCGAACTCGCTCGCCAGCTGGGCGAAGTCGTCGTCCAGCTCGGGCAGTTCGCGGGACTTGACCTCGGTGACCTCGACCGTGACCTCGGCCTCCTTGCCCTCGGCGGAACCGCCCTTGAGCTCGGAGGTGAAGGTGGCGCTGTTGCCGGCCTCCACGCCGGTGACGGCCTCGTCGATGCCGTCGAGGAGCTCGCCGGAACCGACGGTGTACGAGACACCCTCGGCGACGCCGTCCTCCAGCACCTCGCCGTCCACCTTGGCCTCGAGGTTCAGCGTCAGGACGTCGCCGTCCTGGGCCGCGCGCTCGACCGGGCTGGTCGTCGCGAAGCGCTCACGCAGCTGCTCGACGGACTTGTCCACGTCCTCGTCCGACACCTCGACGGCGTCGACCTCGACCTCGATGCCGGAGTAGTCCGGGATCTCGAGGGCGGGGCGGATGTCGACCTCGGCGGTGAAGGCCAGCAGCTCGCCGTCCTTCAGCTCGGTGATGTCGACCTCGGGCTGGCCGAGGACGTTCAGCTCACCCTCGTTGACCGCCTCGGTGTAGAACTTCGGGAGCGCGTCGTTGACGGCCTCCTCCAGCACGGCGCCACGGCCGAACCGCTGGTCGATGACCCGGGCCGGGATCTTGCCCTGGCGGAAGCCCTTCACCGTGACCTGCTGGTTGATCTTTTTGTACGCCGCGTCGAGGCTGGGCTTGAGCTCCTCGAAGGGCACCTCGACAGTGAGCCGAACCCGAGTCGGGTTCAGGGTCTCCACGGCGCTCTTCACGGTTCGGTCTCCTTGGGGCTGACTTCTGGGGTTCTGCGTGAGATCTGCCTGTGCCCGGCTGATCCGGGTCCGGCCGATCTCGCCCGGTACACAGACACACGGGCACGCAGCTTGCATAGTAACCGCAAGAAGGATGACGCCCACAACGCGACCTTGGACGGCCGCTCCCGGGCGGCGCCGCCACGGTGGGCCGGGGCCCCGCCCGACACCGTGTCGTCGGGCTGACCTGCTGCTGGTCGGGGTGGCCGGATTCGAACCGACGACCTTCCGCTCCCAAAGCGGACGCGCTACCAAGCTGCGCCACACCCCGTCGGTGCGACACGTAGGGTACATGGCCGCAGGCGGTACGGCTGCCAGTTACCCGGATGCCCCGTGGGGCGATGTGCGGGCCCGGACGGGCCGTCCGCCTCGTCCGCGCGAGGGGATGTGCGGTGCACCGCCGCGACCCGCTAGGATGCACTGCGTGCCGAGGTCCTGCGACCTGCGGCGCTCGCGGGCGTAGCTCAATGGTAGAGCCCTAGTCTTCCAAACTAGCTACGCGGGTTCGATTCCCGTCGCCCGCTCTCACCAGGAAACCCCGGGCCGGATGGCCTGGGGTTTTCCGCTCTCCGGAACGAGCCACCCGGTGTCCGCACGCCCCTTCGCGCCGGGCCGCGGCCCCCATAAGGTGGCCCGCATGGAGATCTGGCTCAACCCCGCGTGCTCCAAGTGCCGTTCGGCCGTGGAGATCCTGGACGAAGAGGGCGCCCGCTACACCGTGCGCAGATACCTCGAGGACCCGCCCAACGCCGATGACCTGCGCGGCGTGCTGACGCGGCTGGGCCTGGCGCCCTGGGACATCACCCGGACCCAGGAGGACGAGGCGAAGACATTGGGCCTCGCGCAGTGGGAGCGCACCGACGCCGCGCGCGAGCGGTGGATCGCGGCGCTGGCGGCACACCCCCGGCTGATCCAGCGGCCGATCATCACGGCGGACGACGGCTCGGCGCTGGTGGGACGGAGCGAGGAAGCCGTACGCGAGGCAGTGGCGCGGACCGGGGGCGAAGAGGCCTCGAAGGGCTGAACCCCGTGCGGCGCCCGGCACGGGGCCGGCGGACACCCGGAGGCGGGCCGCCTAGAAGGTGATGTGGTTGATGGTGTTGGCGATCGAGTTGAGGAACCGGTTGATCGACGGGGCCATGCCCGTGGAGGCGAGGAAGAAGCCGAACAGTATGGCGACGAACGCCGGACCCGCCTTGATCGACTTCCCTCTGATCAGGACGATCAGAACGATTCCCAACAGCAGCACCACTGACAGCGAAAGAGCCACACTGATCACACCCTCGGTCGGAACGCCTCACCGGCCCGGGGGCATGCCGCGCACACCCCCCTGCACCCATCGTGCCACCAACTCCATGCCCACTGCAGGGCGGTGACGAATCATCGGCCAACGCTTTGCCCGATTCCCGTCGATGGTGGCTACGGCGCGGCGGCAGGGTGACGCGCGGGCGGCGTGGCGGTGCCCGCCCGGCGCCACGGACGGACGGGCCACCTCGCGCCGGGCCGCCGCCGGGAATTTCTCCGCCTGCCACGGCGTCGGCAATTCACCACAGCTCGCCACGACTATTCCGCCCGGGCATTCTGATCATTTTCCGGCCCGGAGAATTTCCCACCCGTGGCATCCGTCACTGCGGTGAAGGGCGCCATCAAGGCTGATGAGCATTCGGACATAAGACTAAGGAATCGGACATTCCCCCTGAGTCGTTTGCGGGGGATACAGGGCGATTTGAGGGGACGATAGGGAGCGAATCGGGCGGCGATGGTGTGGGCTGTCCGGGGCGATAGCGCATGTTATCCACGCCCCGTCCGCTGTGTAACCCAAGGAAATAGGGGAATGCCTTCGAGGCGGTTTTACGCATTCGCCGGCCGCCGCTATCGTGCCTCCAATGTTTCCCGCTGCCCCGACACCGCGCACCGAACTGCCCCCTGCCCGCGCGGCGGAGGGCACCGACCGGCCGGAGCCCACGGACCGGTCGTCCGGGGCGGACGGCGCCAAAGGTGCCGAGGGCGCGGCGCCACCCGCACCCAAGAGCGATGGCCGCAACGCCTTCTTCGACAACGCGAAGTATCTGGCCATCGTGCTGGTGGCGATGGGGCACGCATGGGAACCGCTGACCGACGGCAGTCGCGCCGCCGAGGCGCTCTACATGACCGTCTACACCTTCCACATGCCGGCCTTCATCATCATTTCCGGCTACTTCTCGCGCAGCTTCGACATGCGCAAGGACCGGCTGCAGCGGCTGGTCACCGGGGTCGCGGTCCCCTATGTCCTCTTCGAGACCGCCTATGCGTTCTTCAAGCGCTGGGCGGACGACGATCCCGGGCACCCCATCAGCCTGCTCGACCCGTGGTTCCTGACGTGGTTCCTGGTGGCGCTGTTCATCTGGCGTCTGACCACCCCGCTGTGGAAGATCGTCCGCTGGCCGATTCCGCTCGCGGTGGCCATCGCCGTCATGGCCTCCGTGTCCCCGGACATCGGCGATGACCTGGATCTCCAGCGGGTGCTGCAGTTCCTCCCGTTCTTCGTCCTGGGACTGGCGCTGCGGCCCGAGCACTTCAAGCTGGTGCAGCGGCGGGCCGTGCGGATCGCCTCGCTGCCGGTCTTCGCCTGCGCGCTGGTGATGGCCTACTGGGCGGCGCCCCGGATGAGCTCGGCGTGGTTCTACCACCGCGACAGCGCCCAGGAGTTGGGCACCACCTGGTGGATCGGCGTGGTGATGACGCTGGCGCTCTTCGGCTGCTCGATCGTGATGACGGCCTGTTTCTTCTCCTGGGTACCGACCCGGCGGACGTGGTTCACGGTGCTGGGCGCCGGGACGCTCTACGGCTACCTGCTGCACGGTTTCCTGGCCAAGGGCTCGCGGTTCTGGGGCTGGTTCGACGACTACGAGTGGCTGCACTCCCCGCTCGGCGAGATCGCGGTCACCCTGCTCGCGGGAGCCATCGTGACGGCCCTGTGCACCCCGCCGGTCCGCAGGGTGTTCCGCTTCGCGATGGAGCCGACGATGGCCTGGGCGTTCCGGAAGGACCCGGCCGACACGGCGCGGGCCCGCGTCAGCGCCTGAGCGCGTCGTCACGGGGCCGGCCGGGCATCGTCACGGCGGCGGCCGGGCGTCCGCCCCGGGCTCCGGTCCCCTCGTGTGACGCGTCCTCGTGCCAGGCGTCCTCGGGTTACGCGTCCCGGCAGATCAGCAGCAGCGCGCGGTCGTCGTTGACGTCCTTGGCGACGGCCTCGATCAGGTGCCAGGCGGCCCCGGCGAAACCACTGGCGACATAGCGGTCGGCCTCGCCGGTCAGCCGGTCGATGCCCTCGGCGATATCACGCTCGGCGGACTCGACCAGACCGTCGGTGAACAGCATCAGGACATCGCCCGGCCGCAGCGTCCCCTTGACCGGGTCGAACTGGGCGCCGTCGTAGACACCGAGCAGCGGCCCCTCCCCCGGCTTCTCCTCCCAGCGGCCGCTGCCGGCACTGAGCTGGAGGGCCGGCAGGTGTCCCGCGGAGAGGAGTTCGTAGTCGCCGGACTCCAGGTCGAGGACGAGATGGATGGACGTGGCGAACCCCTCGTCCCAGTCCTGGCGCAGCAGATAGCCGTTGGCGGCGGGCAGGAAGCCGTGCGGCGGCAGCGAGCCGAGCAGGCCGCCGAAGGCACCGGACAGCAGCAGCGCGCGGGAGGCCGCGTCCATGCCCTTGCCGGAGACATCGGTCAGCACCACTTCGAGGATCTGGCCGCCGTGGGTGCGGGAGGCCACCACGAAGTCGCCGGAGAAGAACTGGCCGCCGGCCGGGCGCAGCGCCATCTCGTGGTGCCAGCCCTCGGGGAGCGCGGGCAGCGTGCTCTGGACCCGGATCCGTTCGCGCAGGTCGAAGAGCATGGTGCCGCCGCGCCGCCAGGGCACCCCGACCCGGCTGCGGAACTGGGCGATCAGCAGGCCGGAGAACCCGACCGCGGCGACGACCAGGACCGTGCCCGGAGTGATCCGTTCCGGCCCTTCGTCATACGGGCCGAACAGCGCGGCCTCGACGACCAGCGCGGCCGCGGAAGCGGCGTACAGGATCAGGAGGTTGGCCGGCCGCAGCAGCAGTCCGCCGGCGATGACCGGGAGGACCAGCGCCGTCGGGGCGATCCATTCGGGCCATCCGAGGGTGCCCGCGGCGAGGGCGGGTATGGCGAGGAGGAGGACGGCCAGCGCGAACCGGTCGGAGCCGTCGCCGCGGAAGTAGTCGACACCGGCCTTGCGCACGCCGATGCGGGCCCGGTGCAGGCTTTTGTGCACCCGGGCCGTCAGGGCTTCCGTTCCCTGGCCGGTTGTCATTGTTCTGGGACCTTATCCACCCGTTCGGCGGCGCGTCGATTCGCCGCACGTCGCCCCGGAGAATAGCCGGGAAACACCGTTCGAAATGCGGTCGCGCGGCCGGAGAGCACCCTGCTGGGCATGGGCCATGGCGAGCGCATCGCGGACATTGCGGGACACCGAGTGGGACGACTGGTCGAACGCGCTGGAGCGGGCGTTCGGCGGGGTGCCGCCGTCCGAGGAGGAGCGTGCGCTCCGGCGCGCCCTCACCGAGGTCGCACGGGCCCTGGCCATCGGTGCCGGACCCGTTCTGCCCCTGGAACGAGGGGCGTTGGCGGCTGTCCGGCGACGCGGCGGGCGCGGTCTGCGAGCGGGCCGCGGCCCCGGCCGGTCTGGCGCTGTCGGTGCGGGAGCTGGGCTCGGCCTGTCCGGGCGGGTTCTCGCTGCGCGCGCCGGCGTCGGCGGGGCGGGTGCGCGAGCTGCGGCCCGGTGCGGTGGCGGCCGCCTCGTGGGCGTTCGGGTCGCAGGTGGCGCCCTGGCTGCCGCACGGGTTCTGAGGGCCGGTGCGGCCCTCCCCGGCGGTCAGCCGCCGCCGGTGGACGGCTGGCAGCCCGGACACCAGAAGAGGTTGCGGGCGGCGAGCCCGGCGGTGCGGATCTCGCTGCCGCAGAGGTGGCAGTCCTGGTGGGCCCGGCGGTAGACGTACACCTCGCCGCCGTGGTCGTCGACCCGCGGCGGGCGGCCCATGGCCTCCGGCAGGTGTTCCGGGCGGACGGTGTCGATCCGGTTGTCCCGGACGCCCTCGGCCATCAGGAACACCAGGTCGGACCAGATCGCGTCCCATTCGGTGCGGGTGAGGTCGCGGCCGGGGCGGTAGGGGTCGATGTGGTGGCGGAAAAGGACCTCGGCGCGGTAGACGTTGCCGACCCCGGCGATGATCTTCTGGTCGAGCAGCAGCGCCGCGATCGTCGTACGGCTGCGGGAGATCCGCTGCCAGGCGCGGGTGCCGTCGTCCCCGGGGCGCAGCGGGTCGGGGCCCAGCCGGTCGTGTATCGCGCGCTTCTCGTCCTCGGAGATCAGGGCGCAGGTGGTGGGGCCGCGCAGGTCCGCGTAGGCGGCCGGGTTCGCGAGCCGGAGGCGCACGGTGTCGGTGGGCGGCGGGGCGGGGGCCGGGCCGAAGCCGAGCTTGCCGAACAGGCCGAGGTGCACATGGATCCAGCGATGGGGGTACCCCCTGGACCGATGGGGGTCCCCCCGGTCGAACGGAGGTGAGACCGGGGGATCGTCGGAGGTCCTTGGGGGACCGAAGCCGAGGAAGAGGTGTTTGCCGTGCGCCTCCGCGGTGGTCATGACCTGGCCGTCCACGAGGGCGGCGCCGTCGGCGAACTTGCCCTGGGGGCTGCTCGCCCGTACCGGTCCGCCCTCGAAGCGGGCGCGGTGGTCCAGGGCGAGGCGGTGGATCGTATGCCCCTCGGGCACGGGTGTCCTCCAGCGGGCGCGCCCGCCCGCCCCGGCGGCCGGGGCGGGCGGGCGACGGGATGAACGGGGGTCAGCCCTGCGGGTGGTGGGCGGGGATGGCGGGCAGCTCGCCGGTGGTCTCGTAGGCCGAGAGCATGTCGATGCGGCGGGTGTGCCGCTCCTCGCCCGAGTAGGGCGTGCCGAGGAAGACCTCGATGAAGCGGGTCGCCTCTTCCTGGGTGTGCATCCGGCCGCCCACGGAGATGACGTTGGCGTTGTTGTGCTCGCGGCCGAGCTTGGCGGTCTCCTCGCTCCAGGCCAGCGCGGCCCGTACGCCCTTGACCTTGTTGGCGGCGATCTGCTCGCCGTTGCCGGAGCCGCCGATCACGATGCCGAGGCTGTCCGGGTCGGCGGCGGTCCGCTCCGCGGCGCGCAGGCAGAACGGGGGGTAGTCGTCCTGGGCGTCGTAAATGTGGGGACCGCAGTCGACGGGCTCGTGGCCGTGGGCCGTGAGCCACTCGACGAGGTGGTTCTTGAGTTCGAAACCTGCATGGTCGGAGCCGAGGTACACGCGCATGCGATGAGTGTGACACGTGCGGCGGCGGGTAGGCGCCGCTGGGTCTTACCGGGCTGTGTGCACAGAAAGCGACTCTCCGCCTTCCGTACGCAAGCACAGCGCGAAACCATCCAGGGTTTCGCACAACAATCCGGCTCCAGACCTTCCAATCAACGGTTAACGAAGATCTAATGCGGGGGGATCCATCCGCGAACGCACGAAGGACGGTCACATGGGCGCGCACCCTTCCCCGAGCTCTCCAGGAGCAGGGGGCACCCCCACCTCCACCTCGGTCCCCACCCCCGGCACCGGCGGCGGCGGGTCCACCGGGGGGCAGTCGCAGGACGGACTGCAGGCAGGGCTCAAGAATCGCCATCTGTCGATGATCGCCATCGGCGGTGTCATCGGCGCCGGCCTGTTCGTCGGCTCCGGCGCCGGTATCGCGGCCGCCGGGCCCGGCATCCTGCTCTCCTACGCGCTGACCGGTCTGCTGGTCGTGCTGGTCATGCGGATGCTGGGCGAGATGGCCGCGGCCTCGCCCACCTCAGGATCGTTCTCCGCGTACGCGGACCGGGCGCTGGGCCGCTGGGCCGGGTTCACGATCGGCTGGCTGTACTGGTTCTTCTGGTCGGTCGTGCTGGCCGTCGAGGCGACCGCGGCCGCCTCGATCCTCACCGGCTGGGTCCCGGCCGTCCCGCAGTGGGCCTGGGCGCTGCTGGTGATGATCGTGCTGACCGGTACCAACCTGATCTCGGTCGGGTCCTTCGGCGAGTTCGAGTTCTGGTTCGCCGGGATCAAGGTCGTCGCGATCGTCGTCTTCATCGTGGTGGGCGCGCTGGCGATATGCGGGCTGCCGCCGGGCGGTGCCCCGGTCGGCACGGAGAACCTGACCGGGCACGGCGGGTTCCTGCCGCACGGTCCCGGCGCGATCCTCTCCGGCATGCTGCTGGTGGTCTTCTCCTTCATGGGCAGCGAGATCGTGACGCTGGCGGCGAGCGAGGCACCGAACCCGGTGCAGGCCGTCCGCAAGGCCGTCAACAGCGTCATCTGGCGGATCGCGCTCTTCTACCTCGGCTCGATCGCGGTGATCGTGACGCTGCTTCCGTGGAACGCCAAGGCGGTGGAGAAGAGCCCGTACGTGGCCGTGCTGCAGTCGCTGGACATCCCGTACGCGGGCACCGTGATGGACGTCGTGGTGCTGACCGCGGTGCTGTCCTGTCTGAACTCCGGGCTCTACACCGCCTCCCGGATGGCGTTCTCGCTCGGTCAGCGCGGCGATGCGCCGAAGTCGTTCGCCACCGTCAACAAGGGCGGGGTGCCGGCGGTCGCGATCTGGGCGTCGGTCGCCTTCGGCTTCGTGGCGACGATCTTCAGCTACACCTCGAAGGACACCATCTTCCAGTTCCTGCTGAATTCGTCGGGCGCGGTGGCGCTGTTCGTGTGGCTGGTCATCTGCTTCTCGCAGCTGCGGATGCGCCGGGTCATCGAGCGGGAGACGCCGGAGCGGCTGACGGTGCGGATGTGGCTGTACCCGTGGCTGACCTACGCAACGATCGGGCTGATCGTCTTCGTCATCGGCTACATGTTCTACAACCCGGACGGGCGCCAGCAGATGGTGCTGTCGGTGGTCGCGGCCGTGGTGGTGCTGGCGGTCGGGCTGATCCTCGACCGGCGGCGGCCGCGGACGGCCGTGGCGGACGGGGCGGACGGGGCGGACGGGGCGGGTGCTCCGGGCGTCGGCGCCGGGGTGACGGACCGGGCGTAGGACAGGCAGCACGCGAAGGGGCCGGGCCCCGTGCGCACCACAGGGGTGCGTACGGGGCCCGGCCCCTTCGCGTGCGGTGTGCGGCCCGCTCAGCCGCGGCGCCCGGCCAGCTTCCAGGCCGTGGGCAGCGCGCCCATGGCCAGCGCGGCCTTGAGGGCGTCGCCGATCAGGAACGGGACGAGGCCGGCGGCGACGGCCTGGCCGAGGGACATGCCGGTGCTCAGCGCCAGGCAGGGGACGCCGACGGCGTAGATCACGGCGGTGCCCGCGGCCATGGTGGCGGCGGTGCGCAGCACCCCGCGGTCGCCGCCGCGCCGGGCCAGCGCGCCCACGACGGTGGCGGCGAGCAGCATGCCCACGACATAGCCGAAGGTGGCGCCGCCCGCGCCCGAGGCACCGCCGGCGAACCACGGCAGGCCCGCCATCCCCGCCAGGGCGTACAGCGCCAGCGACAGCGCACCGCGGCCCGCGCCGAGCGAGGCGCCGACCAGGAGGGCGGCGAAGGTCTGGCCGGTGACCGGGACCGGTGAGCCGGGAACCGGGACGGCGATCTGCGCCGCGATGCCGGTGAGCGCGGCGCCGCCGAGCACCAGCGCGGCGTCACGGACGCGGGCGCGGGAGGCGGTGGCGGCCGGCAGCAGATCGGCCAGGACGGTGCCAGGACGGGAAAGAGCGGCAGTGCTCATCGGGGCTCCGCGGGTGTGAGAGGGACAGGACGGGACGCGCTGACGTTAGTCCAGCGGACCGCCGGAGATCATCGTGTGGCGGCGACAAAGCCGGAGCGGCCCGCTTGGAGAGTTCCGAACAGGAGTTCCGAACCACCGCCAGAATGCCGGGCGCCGGCGGGCCGTGCGGCGTCATCGCAGGTCACGTGATGCTCATCACGGCCCGGGCCGCCTCTGGACGCCGGTTTTGTGGTAGCGCGCGACATGCGGCGACACTGGGCGCGCCCCGCGGTGACCTGTGGAGTTCCCCCAACCCGCCGGCGGCCCCCGCCGCCCCGGCCCTTGCGAGAGTACGAGCCCATGCACGACGCACCGACCCATGCCGTCGAATCCTCCCCGGGGACGGCCGCCGACGGGAAAGAGCCGCTGGCCGCGGGCCTCAAGCAGCGCCATCTGACGATGCTGGGCCTGGGCGGAGTGATCGGCGCGGGCCTGTTCGTGGGCTCCGGCGCGGGGATCGCGGTCGCCGGTCCCGGGATCGTGCTGTCGTATCTGATCGCGGGCGCGCTGGCCATGCTGGTCATGCGGATGCTCGGCGAGATGTCGGCGGCGATGCCGGCGTCCGGGGCGTTCTCGGTGCACGCGGAGCGGGCGCTGGGGCGCTGGGCCGGCTTCAGCGTCGGCTGGCTGTACTGGTTCCTGCTGGTCGTGGTGCTGGCCGTGGAGGCCACCGGTGCGGCGCAGATCGCGAACGGCTGGGCCCCGGCGGTGCCGCAGTGGGGCTGGGTGCTGATCTTCATGATCGTCTTCACCCTCGCCAACCTGGCCGCGGTGAAGAACTTCGGCGAGTTCGAGTTCTGGTTCGCGACGCTGAAGGTCACCGCGATCGTGCTGTTCCTCGCGCTGAGCCTGCTGGCGGTCTTCGGGGTGCTGCCGGACACCGAGCCCGTCGGGCTGGCGAACCTCACCGGGCACGGCGGCTTCCTGCCGCACGGCTGGTCCGGGGTGGTCTCCGGGGTCCTGGCCGTGGTGTTCGCCTTCGGCGGCCTGGAGGTCGTCACCATCGCCGCGGCCGAGTCGGACGATCCGGCGCGTGCGGTGGGCCGGGCGGTGCGCAGCGCGGTCTGGCGCATCCTGTTCTTCTACGTCGGCTCGATGCTGGTCATCGTGACCCTGCTGCCCTGGTCGTCGATGCAGCCGGGCAAGAGCCCCTACGTCGCGGTGCTGGACAGCCTCGGGGTGCCGGGCGCCGGCCAGATCATGAACATCGTGGTGTTCGTGGCGCTGCTCTCCGCGCTGAACGCCAACCTCTACGGCTCGTCGCGGATGATCTTCTCGCTGGCCGAGCGGGGCGAGGCGCCGCGGGCGCTGCTGAAGGTGTCGGGAGGGGGGTCCCCCCGCTCGGGCGGAGCCGAGAGTGGGGGAGGGGTGCCGCGGCGTGCGGTGCTGGCCTCGGTGGCGTTCGGGTTCGTCTCCGTCCTGCTGAATCTGAAGTGGCCGGATTCGGTCTTCCTCTACATGCTCAACGCGGTCGGCGCGGTGCTGCTCTTCGTCTGGGGCCTGATCGCCGTCTCCCAGCTGCGGCTGCGTCCGCGGATCGCCCGCGAGACGCCCGAGAAGCTGACCCTGCGGATGTGGGGCTTCCCGTATCTGACCTGGGCGTCGCTGGTGGCGATGGGCGGGGTGCTGATCCTGATGCTGACCGATGACACGGCCCGGCCGCAGCTTTTGTGGTCGGCCGGGGCGACCGGTCTGGTGCTGCTCGTCGCGGGCGTACGGGCGCTCCGGGAGCGTCGCGGGCGCCGCTGACTCCCGGCCGGCGGGGGTCACCCCACGTCACAATCGACCACACATTGGACACACACGGTGCCGAACACGTCTGAATACCGAACATTCGCTGCACGACTGTTGCCCTGAGCGGACACCGGCGCTCAAACTGAGCCCGCTTTGCCGAGGACCCCGAAGTACAGCCGTCGGCAGGCCCTGCGCGATCCGCCCGCAAACCGGCGGGGTCCGGGGGGCCCGGCAGCACCGTCGCACCGGTCGCGGCCCGGGGGAACGCAGTATCGCCTTGCTCCGCTCTCACCTACTGGGACAGGTACGACATGAATCGGACACCCTCGTCCGCCGCATCCGCGCGCGAGCACGGCGACGCGGTCCAGGGCGCCGGCCCCGACAGCTCCTCGCTGTCCAACGGCCTCAAGCAGCGCCACCTCTCGATGATCGCCCTGGGCGGGGTGATCGGCGCGGGCCTGTTCGTCGGCTCCCGCGCCGGCATCGCGGCGGCCGGTCCGTCGATCGTGCTGGCCTATGCCGTCTCCGGCGCGCTGGTCATGCTGATCATGCGGATGCTCGGCGAGATGGCCGCGGCGAATCCGGCCTCCGGCTCCTTTTCCGTGCACGCCGAGCGCTCCATAGGCTCCTGGGCCGGGTTCACGGTGGGCTGGATGTTCACCGCGCTGCTGTGTGTGGCGGTGGCCGCCGAGGCGCTGGGCGCCGCGGACGTGATGCACCAGTGGTTCCCCGGCACCCAGCCCTGGGTGTGGGTCCTGCTGTTCATGCTGCTCTTCACCGGAACCAACCTGACCGCGGTCTCCAACTTCGGTGAGTTCGAGTTCTGGTTCGCCGCCCTGAAGGTCGCGGCGATCGGCCTCTTCCTGATCCTGGGCCTGCTGGCCATCTTCGGTGTGCTCCCCGGCACCCACGCCCCGGGCACCTCGCACCTCACCGGTGACGGCGGCTTCCTGCCCAAGGGCGTCGACGGCCTGATGGTCGGTCTGCTGGCGTCGGTGTTCGCCTACGGCGGGCTGGAGACGGTGACCATCGCGGCCGCCGAGTCCAAGGACCCGGTACGCGGTGTGGCCCGCGCCGTGCGCACCGCGATGTGGCGGATAGCCCTCTTCTACGTCGGCTCGATGGCCGTCATCGTCACGGTCATCCCCTGGAGTGCCCCCTCCATCGCCAAGAGCGGCCCGTACGTCGCGGTCCTGGACTATCTCAAGATCCCGGCGGCCGGCCAGATCATGAACGTGGTCATCCTGATCGCGCTGCTCTCCGCGGTGAACGCCAACCTCTACGGCGCCTCGCGGATGGCCTACTCCCTCATCTCCCGCGGCCAGGGCCCGGCCTTCCTCGCCAAGGTGAGCAGCGGCGTCCCGCGCCGGGCCGTCCTGCTGTGCTCCGCCTTCGGCTTCCTCGCGGTCCTCTTCAGCTTCCTGTGGCCCACCACGGTCTTCCAGTGGCTGCTGAACATGGTCGGCGCGGCCGTCCTGGTGGTGTGGGGCTTCATCGCCGTCGCCCAGCTGCGGATGCGGCGCCGGCTGGAGCGCGAGGCGCCCGAGAAGCTCGTGGTGAAGATGTGGGCCTTCCCGGTCCTGACCTGGGTGGCGCTGGCGGGCATCGTCGTCGTGCTGCTGCTGATGGTGCGCGACGAGAACCAGCGGATCCAGCTGCTGTTCACCGGTGGCTTCGGGGCGGTGCTGGCCGTGATCGGGCTCATCCGGCAGCGATCGCTGGGCAGCGGCGCCGGCCTGGCCAAGGAGTAGCCGCTCCGCAGCGCTCCCCCCACTCCCCACAGGCGGGGCGGGACCTCCTTCCGAGGTCCCGCCCCGCCTCCGTCTTCGGGACCAGGCCGGTCGCCGCACCCGGCTGTTGATCACTCCTGCTGATAGCGTGCTCTTGCACATTGATTGCAACTACTGCTCATCAGCAGCTTGGAGGCGGGATCGGCATGGCCACCTACACACTTCCTGAACTTCCGTACGACTACTCGGCGCTGGCTCCGGTCATCA
This portion of the Streptomyces sp. 2114.4 genome encodes:
- a CDS encoding Fpg/Nei family DNA glycosylase, which produces MPEGHTIHRLALDHRARFEGGPVRASSPQGKFADGAALVDGQVMTTAEAHGKHLFLGFGPPRTSDDPPVSPPFDRGDPHRSRGYPHRWIHVHLGLFGKLGFGPAPAPPPTDTVRLRLANPAAYADLRGPTTCALISEDEKRAIHDRLGPDPLRPGDDGTRAWQRISRSRTTIAALLLDQKIIAGVGNVYRAEVLFRHHIDPYRPGRDLTRTEWDAIWSDLVFLMAEGVRDNRIDTVRPEHLPEAMGRPPRVDDHGGEVYVYRRAHQDCHLCGSEIRTAGLAARNLFWCPGCQPSTGGG
- the tig gene encoding trigger factor; amino-acid sequence: MKSAVETLNPTRVRLTVEVPFEELKPSLDAAYKKINQQVTVKGFRQGKIPARVIDQRFGRGAVLEEAVNDALPKFYTEAVNEGELNVLGQPEVDITELKDGELLAFTAEVDIRPALEIPDYSGIEVEVDAVEVSDEDVDKSVEQLRERFATTSPVERAAQDGDVLTLNLEAKVDGEVLEDGVAEGVSYTVGSGELLDGIDEAVTGVEAGNSATFTSELKGGSAEGKEAEVTVEVTEVKSRELPELDDDFAQLASEFDTLEELRADSRKRLEQMKKYDQATQAQEKVLDELLKLVEVPMPEKLLADEIETRKHNLVNHQLGQMGLDLAKYLEIQGKSEEEFDAETKEQAEKGIKTQFILDELVNKEKLNVSQEELTEHLMRRAQSSGMSPDQFAQAVVEGGQVPMLVGEVARGKALAVVVEAATVKDSNGEVIELDDEDETAETVEATEADETEAVAEEKPEA
- a CDS encoding PP2C family protein-serine/threonine phosphatase, whose protein sequence is MTTGQGTEALTARVHKSLHRARIGVRKAGVDYFRGDGSDRFALAVLLLAIPALAAGTLGWPEWIAPTALVLPVIAGGLLLRPANLLILYAASAAALVVEAALFGPYDEGPERITPGTVLVVAAVGFSGLLIAQFRSRVGVPWRRGGTMLFDLRERIRVQSTLPALPEGWHHEMALRPAGGQFFSGDFVVASRTHGGQILEVVLTDVSGKGMDAASRALLLSGAFGGLLGSLPPHGFLPAANGYLLRQDWDEGFATSIHLVLDLESGDYELLSAGHLPALQLSAGSGRWEEKPGEGPLLGVYDGAQFDPVKGTLRPGDVLMLFTDGLVESAERDIAEGIDRLTGEADRYVASGFAGAAWHLIEAVAKDVNDDRALLLICRDA
- a CDS encoding ribose-5-phosphate isomerase → MRVYLGSDHAGFELKNHLVEWLTAHGHEPVDCGPHIYDAQDDYPPFCLRAAERTAADPDSLGIVIGGSGNGEQIAANKVKGVRAALAWSEETAKLGREHNNANVISVGGRMHTQEEATRFIEVFLGTPYSGEERHTRRIDMLSAYETTGELPAIPAHHPQG
- a CDS encoding acyltransferase family protein, with product MFPAAPTPRTELPPARAAEGTDRPEPTDRSSGADGAKGAEGAAPPAPKSDGRNAFFDNAKYLAIVLVAMGHAWEPLTDGSRAAEALYMTVYTFHMPAFIIISGYFSRSFDMRKDRLQRLVTGVAVPYVLFETAYAFFKRWADDDPGHPISLLDPWFLTWFLVALFIWRLTTPLWKIVRWPIPLAVAIAVMASVSPDIGDDLDLQRVLQFLPFFVLGLALRPEHFKLVQRRAVRIASLPVFACALVMAYWAAPRMSSAWFYHRDSAQELGTTWWIGVVMTLALFGCSIVMTACFFSWVPTRRTWFTVLGAGTLYGYLLHGFLAKGSRFWGWFDDYEWLHSPLGEIAVTLLAGAIVTALCTPPVRRVFRFAMEPTMAWAFRKDPADTARARVSA
- a CDS encoding arsenate reductase family protein; this encodes MEIWLNPACSKCRSAVEILDEEGARYTVRRYLEDPPNADDLRGVLTRLGLAPWDITRTQEDEAKTLGLAQWERTDAARERWIAALAAHPRLIQRPIITADDGSALVGRSEEAVREAVARTGGEEASKG